A window of the Alnus glutinosa chromosome 4, dhAlnGlut1.1, whole genome shotgun sequence genome harbors these coding sequences:
- the LOC133866224 gene encoding VQ motif-containing protein 20 has product MSPAQFHAKRDMINNNALCPPPLKIDKDSYLIKKPSLSSSLTSTSSPSPINGVMGSNKPQQRHPVIIYTHSPKVIHTHPKDFMALVQKLTGLSHSEDNDVVPAPHDHHRNSGSDNNASLKMLDSDQENKSKDIVLGNHDDNESSSVITDENCSSVGDVGQVINSCFVPPIFEPPPNAYMTNIPIFTPNSTEFLCSNQPFYNYTDPLFLTHGMTRGINEFREY; this is encoded by the coding sequence ATGAGCCCTGCACAATTCCATGCAAAGAGGGACATGATCAATAACAATGCCTTGTGCCCACCTCCCCTCAAAATTGACAAGGACTCCTATCTCATCAAGAAACCGTCATTGTCATCGTCGTTGACATCAACGTCGTCGCCTTCGCCCATTAACGGCGTAATGGGGTCGAACAAGCCCCAACAGCGCCATCCGGTCATAATCTACACCCATTCTCCGAAGGTAATCCATACGCACCCTAAGGACTTCATGGCCTTGGTGCAAAAACTCACCGGGCTATCGCACTCCGAAGACAACGACGTGGTCCCAGCGCCGCATGATCATCATCGGAATTCTGGATCGGACAATAATGCCAGTTTGAAAATGTTGGATTCGGATCAGGAGAACAAAAGCAAGGATATTGTACTAGGAAACCATGATGATAACGAGTCGTCTTCTGTTATTACCGACGAGAATTGTAGCAGTGTAGGTGATGTGGGGCAAGTAATCAATTCTTGTTTTGTGCCACCTATTTTTGAGCCACCTCCAAATGCATACATGACAAATATTCCGATATTCACACCGAATTCAACTGAGTTCTTGTGCTCCAATCAACCTTTCTATAACTACACTGATCCTTTGTTTTTAACGCATGGCATGACTAGGGGGATTAACGAGTTCCGCGAGTATTAA